In the Natrinema amylolyticum genome, one interval contains:
- a CDS encoding HalOD1 output domain-containing protein produces the protein MTASLASSELESLEFDRESGTYRAQYDRDATAASMAVIAAVSNVLSVDPVELDPLHYTVDTDALDELVRRRDTPHGSVDVSFTIEGCEITVSSNEVVTLSPPDSERAASETAGITRR, from the coding sequence ATGACTGCCAGTTTAGCAAGTTCCGAGTTAGAATCGCTGGAATTCGACCGGGAGTCGGGCACGTATCGCGCCCAGTACGATCGGGACGCGACCGCTGCGAGCATGGCCGTCATCGCCGCAGTGTCGAACGTTCTGAGCGTCGATCCGGTCGAACTGGACCCACTCCACTACACGGTCGATACCGATGCTCTCGACGAGCTAGTCCGACGTCGAGACACGCCGCACGGATCGGTCGACGTTTCGTTTACGATCGAAGGGTGCGAAATAACCGTATCCAGTAACGAGGTAGTGACGCTCTCCCCACCGGACTCCGAACGGGCAGCCAGCGAGACCGCCGGAATCACACGCCGATGA
- a CDS encoding MFS transporter: protein MTTRSTSEPAGEDMPAVRGSPRRGVASATLGFFVGFAGVVLYGPVATELEGAMGLSGLALGLLVAAPQLTGSLLRIPFGAWVEDVGAAKPFLVLLSCAVVGMAGLSTILVTLGTEGLTMAHYPLVFLFGALSGCGIATFSVGAAQTSYWSPEDRQGTMLAVYAGLGNSSPGIFTLLVPIALAALGLTGAYLVWFGFLVLGTFVYGIVAVDPPSFQLRKQGLEAEDAKRAAEARGQDLFPGGDAMASIREAASIPRTWVLVALFFTSFGGFLALTTWFPSYWTAVHDLDLQRAGALTAVAFTLLAALIRVPGGVVSDRIGGERTAIASFVVVGIAALGLMTARTVPIAIGATVLLGIGIGVANAAVFGLVPKYVPEAVGGASGLVGGLGAFGGFVIPPVLGLFVDLQGTAGYANGYVVFLVLAIVSIGLSGGLYRTRVESTPNGPVPTDD from the coding sequence ATGACGACGAGATCGACTTCCGAACCGGCCGGCGAGGACATGCCCGCAGTCCGGGGGAGCCCGCGGCGAGGCGTCGCGTCCGCCACGCTGGGGTTCTTCGTCGGCTTCGCGGGCGTCGTCCTCTACGGTCCCGTCGCGACCGAACTCGAGGGGGCGATGGGTCTGTCCGGGCTCGCGCTCGGCCTGCTGGTCGCCGCGCCGCAGTTGACCGGCTCGCTGCTTCGGATCCCCTTCGGCGCGTGGGTCGAGGACGTGGGCGCGGCGAAGCCGTTTCTGGTCCTGCTGAGCTGTGCCGTCGTCGGGATGGCCGGCCTGTCGACGATTCTCGTGACGCTCGGGACCGAGGGGTTGACGATGGCCCACTACCCGCTCGTCTTCCTGTTCGGCGCGCTGTCCGGCTGCGGGATCGCGACGTTCTCCGTCGGGGCCGCCCAGACGTCCTACTGGTCGCCAGAGGACCGACAGGGGACGATGCTCGCGGTGTACGCGGGGCTGGGAAACAGTTCGCCGGGGATCTTCACGCTGCTCGTCCCGATCGCGCTCGCCGCGCTCGGCCTGACGGGTGCGTACCTCGTTTGGTTCGGCTTCCTCGTCCTCGGGACGTTCGTTTACGGCATCGTCGCCGTCGACCCGCCGTCCTTCCAGCTTCGGAAGCAGGGGCTCGAGGCCGAGGACGCGAAACGGGCGGCCGAAGCGCGGGGCCAGGACCTGTTTCCCGGCGGCGACGCGATGGCCTCGATCCGCGAGGCGGCCAGCATTCCGCGAACGTGGGTGCTCGTCGCCCTGTTCTTCACCTCGTTCGGCGGGTTCCTCGCGCTGACGACCTGGTTCCCGTCGTACTGGACGGCCGTCCACGATCTCGACCTCCAGCGTGCCGGTGCCCTCACGGCGGTCGCGTTCACGCTGCTCGCGGCGCTCATTCGGGTTCCGGGCGGCGTCGTCAGCGACCGGATCGGCGGTGAACGGACGGCGATCGCGAGTTTCGTCGTCGTCGGGATCGCTGCGCTCGGTCTCATGACGGCTCGAACGGTTCCGATCGCGATCGGTGCGACGGTCCTGCTCGGGATCGGGATCGGCGTCGCGAACGCGGCGGTGTTCGGCCTCGTTCCGAAGTACGTGCCCGAGGCCGTCGGCGGGGCGTCGGGGCTGGTCGGCGGCCTCGGTGCGTTCGGCGGTTTCGTCATCCCGCCCGTGCTCGGCCTGTTCGTCGACCTGCAGGGGACCGCCGGCTACGCCAACGGCTACGTCGTCTTCCTCGTCCTCGCGATCGTCTCGATCGGCCTGTCCGGTGGACTGTACCGCACTCGAGTGGAGTCGACTCCGAACGGGCCGGTTCCGACCGACGATTGA
- a CDS encoding helix-turn-helix domain-containing protein produces MATVMEFTSPADEFPLGTVFETLPEVTIRMERLLPQEDLIIPYFWVRGAAAEDIEAAFETHAGLATTKLIDSVDEEYLMRAEWEPEYFGILSALAETNVSVLSGVGTKDGWDFEVRGESREAISEFRTECQTHEIPIEITAVHQLLPIQGDDYELTDAQREALVLAYEHGYFDSPREASLEDIAAEIGITQQSLSSRLRRGHRRLIGGTLINQ; encoded by the coding sequence ATGGCCACCGTGATGGAGTTCACGAGTCCGGCGGACGAGTTTCCACTGGGGACGGTCTTCGAAACCCTCCCCGAGGTAACGATCAGGATGGAGCGACTCCTCCCGCAGGAGGACCTGATAATCCCGTATTTCTGGGTCCGCGGCGCGGCCGCCGAGGACATCGAAGCCGCGTTCGAAACCCACGCTGGACTGGCCACCACCAAACTCATCGACAGCGTCGACGAGGAGTATCTCATGCGTGCAGAGTGGGAACCGGAGTACTTCGGCATCTTGAGCGCCCTCGCCGAAACTAACGTCTCCGTGCTCTCCGGCGTCGGGACGAAAGACGGGTGGGACTTCGAAGTCCGCGGTGAGAGCCGCGAGGCGATCAGCGAGTTCCGCACCGAATGCCAAACGCACGAAATTCCCATCGAGATCACCGCAGTCCACCAGTTGCTCCCGATACAGGGTGACGACTACGAGCTGACTGACGCCCAGCGAGAAGCGCTGGTGTTGGCCTACGAACACGGCTATTTCGATTCGCCGCGCGAGGCCTCGCTCGAGGATATCGCCGCGGAGATCGGAATCACGCAGCAGTCGCTCTCGTCTCGGCTCAGACGCGGTCACCGGCGGCTCATCGGTGGGACGCTTATCAATCAGTAA
- a CDS encoding nitrite/sulfite reductase — protein sequence MAHKKEELKEGCYGDEVREHILEFAENGGYESIPEDEREKWFTRFKFWGLFHQRDGQESYFMMRLTNASGILEPDQLRVIGEVARDYATGPVENPEFGNGWIDLTTRQSVQLHWLKLEDVPEIWEKLESAGVHSRSAGGDTMRNISGCPLHGKAEEFVEAGPLLERFEEDLRKDDALANMPRKFNISASGCTVGCAQDSLNDIGFEPATKEIDGEEVRGFNVCIGGGLGGRQPRAATPLDVFVRPENAYEVGRGFVELYHDYGNRQNRSKNRARFFAEDWGMEKIRETLQDEYVEFEMHTAGEDFREEYTYNAGRPVEDGQHDHVGVGDQKDGQNYVGLSVPVGRLPAEDAIGIADLADEYGSGEVRLTRRQNPVIVDVADEDLEDLLAEPLLSEYPAEPSPFERGAMACTGTEFCSIALTETKGRMARMLRWFNQNVELPDDVGKIKMHYSGCTADCGQAMTADIGLQGMRARKNGEMVEAFDIGVGGGVGEDPSFIDWVQQRVPADEAPGAIRNLLEAYAAHRSDGQTFREWVEATAEEQLVEFCEPEETDFEAPYMADAKQSWYPFAESESAAAAAADESAAPSDD from the coding sequence ATGGCGCATAAGAAAGAAGAACTCAAAGAGGGCTGTTACGGCGACGAGGTCCGCGAGCACATCCTCGAGTTCGCCGAAAACGGCGGCTACGAGTCGATTCCCGAGGACGAACGCGAGAAGTGGTTCACCCGCTTCAAGTTCTGGGGGCTCTTCCACCAGCGCGACGGACAGGAGTCGTACTTCATGATGCGGCTGACCAACGCCAGCGGCATCTTAGAGCCCGACCAGCTCCGAGTGATCGGCGAGGTCGCCCGCGACTACGCGACGGGTCCCGTCGAGAACCCCGAGTTCGGCAACGGCTGGATCGACCTGACGACCCGCCAGTCCGTCCAGTTGCACTGGCTCAAACTCGAGGACGTCCCCGAGATCTGGGAGAAACTCGAGTCCGCCGGCGTCCACTCCCGCTCGGCGGGCGGCGACACGATGCGCAACATCTCCGGCTGCCCGCTCCACGGCAAGGCCGAGGAGTTCGTCGAGGCTGGCCCCCTGCTCGAGCGCTTCGAGGAGGACCTCCGCAAGGACGACGCGCTCGCGAACATGCCCCGGAAGTTCAACATCAGCGCGTCGGGCTGTACGGTCGGCTGCGCGCAGGATTCGCTCAACGACATCGGGTTCGAGCCGGCGACAAAGGAGATCGACGGCGAGGAAGTTCGCGGATTCAACGTGTGCATCGGCGGCGGGCTCGGCGGTCGCCAGCCCCGCGCCGCGACCCCACTGGACGTCTTCGTCCGGCCCGAGAACGCCTACGAGGTCGGCCGCGGCTTCGTCGAACTCTACCACGACTACGGCAACCGCCAGAACCGCTCGAAGAACCGCGCCCGGTTCTTCGCTGAGGACTGGGGGATGGAGAAGATTCGGGAGACGCTCCAAGACGAGTACGTCGAGTTCGAAATGCACACGGCGGGCGAGGACTTCCGCGAGGAGTACACCTACAACGCCGGCCGCCCCGTCGAGGACGGTCAGCACGACCACGTCGGCGTCGGCGACCAGAAGGACGGGCAGAACTACGTCGGACTGAGCGTTCCCGTCGGCCGCCTGCCCGCCGAGGACGCGATCGGTATCGCCGATCTGGCCGACGAGTACGGCTCCGGTGAGGTCCGCCTGACCCGCCGCCAGAACCCCGTCATCGTCGACGTCGCCGACGAGGACCTCGAGGATCTGCTGGCCGAACCGCTGCTCTCCGAGTACCCCGCCGAGCCGAGCCCCTTCGAGCGCGGTGCGATGGCCTGCACGGGAACGGAATTCTGCTCGATCGCGCTGACCGAGACCAAGGGGCGGATGGCCCGCATGCTGCGCTGGTTCAACCAGAACGTCGAGTTGCCCGACGACGTCGGCAAGATCAAGATGCACTACTCCGGCTGTACCGCCGACTGCGGGCAGGCGATGACCGCCGACATCGGGCTGCAGGGGATGCGCGCCCGGAAGAACGGCGAGATGGTCGAGGCCTTCGACATCGGCGTCGGCGGCGGCGTCGGCGAGGACCCCTCCTTCATCGACTGGGTCCAGCAGCGCGTGCCCGCCGACGAGGCCCCCGGCGCGATCCGGAACCTGCTCGAGGCGTACGCGGCCCACCGTTCGGACGGCCAGACGTTCCGCGAGTGGGTCGAGGCGACGGCCGAGGAACAGCTCGTGGAGTTCTGCGAGCCCGAGGAGACGGACTTCGAGGCGCCGTACATGGCCGACGCCAAGCAGTCGTGGTACCCCTTCGCGGAGAGCGAGTCCGCGGCGGCCGCAGCGGCCGACGAGTCCGCGGCCCCCTCGGACGACTGA
- a CDS encoding amphi-Trp domain-containing protein, with translation MPEEVLFKSETEQSRAEIASLLRRVADNLDDGDSITLTAGSESVTLEPPARPTFEVKAEREGPADGPGELSVEFELEWDEVEEGEDGGGGLEIE, from the coding sequence ATGCCCGAAGAAGTGCTCTTCAAGTCAGAGACCGAGCAGAGCCGAGCGGAGATCGCATCGCTGCTCCGTCGCGTCGCGGACAATCTGGACGACGGCGACTCGATCACGCTCACGGCCGGTTCCGAGTCCGTGACGCTCGAGCCGCCCGCTCGGCCCACGTTCGAGGTCAAAGCCGAACGCGAGGGACCGGCGGACGGCCCCGGCGAGTTGAGCGTCGAGTTCGAACTCGAGTGGGACGAGGTCGAGGAGGGAGAGGACGGCGGTGGCGGGCTCGAAATCGAGTGA
- a CDS encoding helix-turn-helix domain-containing protein — MSVIAEFRIPSADFELGRILDVEGITSIELENLVPIGEATVPLFWIHNSTRDSFLESVQRHPAVTSAAEVDVFDDRTLVTLDWDANHDHLFEGISESGGQLLSAVGTPETWEFELRFPDHDALSEFKTHCEDAQISLEVRRVYNPTKPDAGPWYGLTELQREAIMLAVQMGYYDIPRDCTTKELADELGISDQAVTERLRRAIASLVTYTLVHSESAV; from the coding sequence ATGAGCGTGATTGCAGAATTTCGGATACCATCTGCGGATTTCGAACTCGGACGGATTCTCGACGTCGAGGGGATCACATCCATCGAACTCGAGAATCTCGTCCCGATCGGTGAGGCGACCGTTCCGCTCTTCTGGATCCACAACTCGACGCGAGACTCGTTTCTCGAGTCCGTCCAACGCCACCCAGCCGTCACCAGCGCGGCGGAGGTAGACGTGTTCGACGACAGGACGCTCGTCACCCTCGACTGGGACGCGAACCACGATCACCTTTTCGAAGGGATCAGCGAGAGCGGGGGACAGCTCTTGAGTGCCGTCGGAACGCCCGAGACGTGGGAGTTCGAGTTGCGATTTCCCGATCACGACGCCCTCAGCGAGTTCAAAACACACTGTGAGGACGCGCAGATTTCACTGGAGGTGAGGCGCGTGTACAACCCGACGAAACCCGACGCGGGTCCGTGGTACGGGTTGACCGAACTCCAACGCGAAGCGATCATGCTCGCCGTACAGATGGGATACTACGACATCCCGAGAGACTGTACGACCAAGGAACTCGCGGACGAGCTCGGGATTTCGGATCAGGCCGTGACGGAACGGCTCCGTCGTGCGATCGCGTCGCTCGTCACGTATACGCTCGTCCACTCCGAATCAGCGGTCTGA
- the tatC gene encoding twin-arginine translocase subunit TatC — protein MSDEPGDDRDVEGPRESGDDPDERRPVAADASDPDSGDGLTEGDDADGPSLETDGEGVVGDRHNPEPTYPDSDDDIGGISTPPDDEEMPLADHIEEMVLRLAVVLLFGAGGTAIGLLWASQAIEFVWFNVFPYEVSEVPPPHVYHPLELWLTRIKISSLLGIMVALPAFVYECYLFMRPGLYPNERKYYLAAVPTSVVLAAGGMVFSYVLVLPILFEYFTYYAEGSAEIAYALGETFDLIITLTGFLAIVFQIPLFIMLAIMMGVTTRRWLAQKRLYFWAAFAGLSFMFTIDPTMMAPILVAVTMILLFEGTLFVLKWVGRE, from the coding sequence ATGTCGGACGAGCCGGGCGACGACCGCGATGTCGAGGGCCCTCGAGAGTCGGGGGACGACCCTGACGAGCGACGGCCAGTCGCCGCCGACGCGTCCGACCCCGATTCGGGAGACGGACTGACCGAGGGTGACGACGCGGACGGACCCAGCCTCGAGACCGACGGCGAAGGCGTCGTCGGTGATCGGCACAACCCCGAGCCGACCTATCCCGACTCCGACGACGATATCGGCGGGATCTCGACGCCGCCGGACGACGAGGAGATGCCGCTGGCGGACCACATCGAGGAGATGGTCCTCCGACTGGCGGTCGTCCTCCTGTTCGGAGCCGGCGGGACGGCGATCGGCCTGCTGTGGGCCTCCCAGGCCATCGAGTTCGTCTGGTTCAACGTCTTCCCCTACGAGGTCAGCGAGGTGCCGCCGCCACACGTCTACCATCCGCTCGAGCTGTGGCTGACGCGGATCAAGATCTCCTCGCTGTTGGGGATCATGGTCGCGCTGCCGGCGTTCGTCTACGAGTGTTACCTGTTCATGCGGCCGGGACTGTACCCCAACGAGCGCAAGTACTACCTCGCGGCCGTGCCGACGAGCGTCGTGCTGGCGGCGGGCGGGATGGTGTTCTCGTACGTCCTCGTCCTGCCGATCCTCTTCGAGTACTTCACCTACTATGCCGAGGGCAGCGCGGAGATCGCGTACGCGCTCGGCGAGACGTTCGATCTGATCATCACGCTGACGGGCTTTCTCGCGATCGTCTTCCAGATTCCGCTGTTCATCATGCTGGCGATCATGATGGGCGTGACGACCCGCCGCTGGCTGGCCCAGAAGCGGCTGTACTTCTGGGCGGCCTTCGCCGGGCTCTCGTTCATGTTCACGATCGATCCGACGATGATGGCTCCCATCCTCGTCGCCGTCACGATGATCCTGCTGTTCGAGGGGACGTTGTTCGTCCTCAAGTGGGTCGGACGGGAGTAA
- a CDS encoding twin-arginine translocase subunit TatC: MSSAVDEDTAKALNSGRETIGALLSGAQQHLQKVFIVFLVGFVGSFYALRVVVWDFLEATAKAQMGQEIAGSTDIITRTPFEVILLQAKIGMIAGIIVALPALLFFSRKALRRRGYTSAVPVSKGYIAGFIVMALSLFMAGVIYAYSIFFPYAFGFLAGNAVSAGVKPSYGITEFTEFMALLTLSFGLAAQLPLLMGVLSYTEIIPYETFRDKWRHAVVGIVVFGALFSPPDPFTQVMWAMPMVVLYVFSLGLAKVVTNVRRRGAAKSAGTGTDHVKRRLLQFGGVLAVVALGITAAVNQGGFGYLRESVYPTFPSWLRPSGTTGLETIAIEHGLLGEVAVGLFVAAAVGFVVLLGYTIHVLQQPVYPRQDDIRRADTHEDVDFETLTVDDVEDVSTQVFQTMSEEQALDYSRQAMYDDDRAKAEAILDRFDSIQEMESEGESAASGDAAAAGGADADGDDESLFASTAAGMLDPFTEEETDEDDIGGYAYDIAFIFNSLTSKVFRIVGLFMVVMGGTFFWLYSGGLGDVLRLFLDRVPRHVLEEVVAEGADPSTMSLAELIEAMDIVVALHPVEVLIFEAKVSALAGLVATLPVILFYAWPPAKERGLVYGDRRTFVVWGGGLLAGFAVGTYFGFFWVAPTIISYLVSDAISNGMVISYRIKSFFWLVIFTTVGIGFLLNIIVTMALFHVGGIVSYRSMLERWRPLVVGIFVVAAFFSPKGILMMLMFAIPISLTYLLGLAVLYVLTGGGRLFGGGGGSAAPPDAEDTGASATE; the protein is encoded by the coding sequence ATGAGTTCTGCCGTCGACGAGGACACTGCCAAGGCCCTCAATTCCGGCCGGGAGACGATCGGCGCACTACTCTCGGGCGCCCAACAGCACCTTCAGAAGGTGTTCATCGTCTTTCTCGTGGGCTTCGTCGGCTCCTTCTACGCGCTGCGCGTGGTCGTCTGGGACTTCCTCGAGGCGACTGCGAAGGCCCAGATGGGCCAGGAAATCGCTGGATCGACCGATATCATTACCCGGACGCCGTTCGAGGTGATCCTGCTTCAGGCCAAAATCGGCATGATCGCGGGGATCATCGTCGCGCTCCCGGCTCTGCTCTTCTTCTCTCGGAAAGCGCTTCGCCGCCGCGGCTACACCAGCGCCGTCCCGGTTTCGAAGGGGTACATTGCCGGGTTCATCGTGATGGCGCTGTCGTTGTTCATGGCGGGCGTCATCTACGCGTACAGCATCTTCTTCCCGTACGCCTTCGGGTTTCTCGCGGGGAACGCCGTCAGCGCCGGCGTCAAACCCAGTTACGGGATTACCGAGTTCACCGAGTTCATGGCGCTGCTGACGCTCTCGTTCGGACTCGCCGCCCAGCTGCCGCTGTTGATGGGCGTGCTGTCCTACACTGAGATCATCCCTTACGAGACGTTCCGCGACAAGTGGCGACACGCCGTCGTCGGAATCGTCGTCTTCGGGGCCCTGTTCTCGCCGCCGGACCCGTTCACGCAGGTCATGTGGGCGATGCCGATGGTCGTCCTCTACGTCTTCAGCCTCGGGCTGGCCAAGGTGGTCACCAACGTCCGACGGCGCGGCGCGGCGAAATCCGCCGGGACGGGGACGGACCACGTCAAGCGTCGGCTCCTCCAGTTCGGCGGCGTCCTCGCCGTCGTCGCTCTCGGGATCACCGCCGCCGTCAACCAGGGCGGCTTCGGCTACCTCCGCGAGTCGGTCTATCCCACGTTCCCGTCGTGGCTGCGACCCAGCGGAACGACCGGCCTCGAGACGATAGCGATCGAACACGGCCTCCTCGGAGAGGTCGCGGTCGGCCTGTTCGTCGCCGCCGCCGTCGGCTTCGTCGTCCTGCTGGGCTACACGATTCACGTGCTCCAGCAGCCCGTCTACCCGCGACAGGACGACATCCGACGGGCGGACACCCACGAGGACGTCGACTTCGAGACGCTCACGGTCGACGACGTCGAGGACGTGTCGACGCAGGTCTTCCAGACGATGAGCGAGGAACAGGCCCTGGACTACTCCCGGCAGGCCATGTACGACGACGACCGGGCGAAAGCCGAGGCGATCCTCGACCGCTTCGATTCGATCCAGGAGATGGAGTCCGAAGGCGAGTCGGCGGCCTCGGGAGACGCGGCTGCAGCGGGCGGGGCCGATGCAGACGGAGACGACGAGAGTCTCTTCGCGAGCACCGCTGCCGGCATGCTCGACCCGTTCACCGAGGAGGAGACGGACGAGGACGACATCGGCGGCTACGCCTACGACATCGCCTTCATCTTCAACAGTCTCACCTCGAAGGTGTTCCGCATCGTCGGGCTCTTCATGGTCGTCATGGGCGGGACCTTCTTCTGGCTCTACTCGGGCGGTCTCGGCGACGTCCTCAGGCTCTTCCTCGATCGGGTTCCCCGTCACGTGCTCGAGGAAGTCGTCGCGGAGGGCGCCGATCCGAGCACGATGAGCCTCGCCGAACTCATCGAGGCGATGGACATCGTCGTCGCCTTGCACCCGGTCGAGGTGCTCATCTTCGAGGCGAAGGTGAGCGCCCTGGCCGGCCTCGTCGCCACGTTACCCGTGATCCTGTTCTACGCCTGGCCGCCCGCCAAGGAGCGCGGGCTGGTCTACGGCGACCGTCGGACGTTCGTCGTCTGGGGCGGCGGCCTGCTGGCCGGCTTCGCCGTCGGAACCTACTTCGGCTTCTTCTGGGTCGCGCCGACGATCATCTCGTATCTGGTCTCGGACGCGATCAGCAACGGGATGGTCATCTCTTACCGGATCAAGAGCTTCTTCTGGCTCGTGATCTTCACGACCGTCGGGATCGGCTTCCTGCTGAACATCATCGTCACGATGGCGCTGTTCCACGTCGGCGGCATCGTCAGCTACCGCTCGATGCTCGAGCGCTGGCGGCCGCTGGTCGTCGGCATCTTCGTCGTCGCCGCCTTCTTCAGCCCGAAGGGGATCCTCATGATGCTCATGTTCGCGATCCCGATCTCGCTCACCTACCTGCTCGGCCTCGCCGTCCTCTACGTCCTCACCGGCGGCGGCCGGCTGTTCGGCGGTGGCGGCGGCTCGGCGGCTCCACCGGACGCCGAAGATACCGGTGCGAGCGCGACGGAGTGA
- the nasA gene encoding assimilatory nitrate reductase NasA — protein sequence MRCAVGCGHVQQTPERGYGLETVRGDPSHPVNQGLACQRGVSETADPDGEWLTRPLVREDGELVPTTWEAALQHAAEGLGTALADGGDSVAVLGSGQQTNEAAYALGKLARGGFGTRYYDANTTLCMASAVTAYYDAFGSDAPPPTYDDIPDAQSHVVWGANPAAAHPVMFRWIRQSADDDDSELIVVDPVHSESAEVADHHVPLEPGGDLALARAVLARVIETDGVDEEFVDEATVGFEELRAELPDAAEAAEMAGVSMADVDRLADALEDPSLLYWGMGINQSVNGTAAAGALIDLCLATGNLRPGSGPFSLTGQANSMGTRVCSSKGSWPGHRPFTDPDHRREVAKTWDVPVSRFPDDPGPGPVGIVDAIGDDIDAVYAVATNPVAGMPDATRVREKLEDSFLVVQDAFHSETVDCADVVLPAATWGESEGTTTNMERTVSRVRAATETPGGVRTDLTLIGQLADRLVPGLFDEKPEPDAVFDEFAALTEGTPADLSGISYERLEGETAVRWPAPEPDVSGGYRYYEAEDGGEDDADDTAAEPTAESWSFYTQSGRARFSTGEARPLPEPTDESYPFTLTTARRPDAYNTGVRTREDEPPTARVSPATAAAFADELESPADELEDGDDEQYARVVSRRASVTVSVETDEAIPDGVVWLPIHHPDVNDLTLPDVDPRSNEPNFKQCAVRLEPPRERDVRAVAEASA from the coding sequence ATGCGGTGTGCGGTCGGCTGTGGTCACGTCCAGCAGACCCCCGAGCGGGGGTACGGGCTCGAGACCGTCCGCGGCGACCCCAGTCACCCGGTCAATCAGGGGCTGGCGTGTCAGCGCGGCGTCAGCGAGACCGCCGATCCCGACGGCGAGTGGCTGACCCGGCCGCTCGTGCGCGAGGACGGCGAACTCGTCCCGACGACGTGGGAAGCGGCGCTTCAGCACGCGGCGGAAGGGCTCGGTACCGCACTCGCCGACGGCGGCGACAGCGTCGCCGTCCTGGGAAGCGGCCAGCAGACCAACGAGGCCGCCTACGCCCTGGGCAAGCTCGCTCGCGGCGGCTTCGGGACTCGGTACTACGACGCCAACACGACGCTGTGTATGGCCTCGGCCGTCACCGCCTACTACGACGCCTTCGGCAGCGACGCGCCGCCGCCGACGTACGACGACATCCCCGACGCCCAGAGTCACGTCGTCTGGGGTGCGAACCCGGCGGCCGCTCACCCGGTCATGTTCCGCTGGATCCGCCAGTCCGCGGACGACGACGACTCCGAACTGATCGTGGTCGACCCCGTCCACAGCGAGAGCGCCGAAGTCGCCGACCACCACGTCCCCCTCGAGCCGGGCGGCGACCTCGCGCTCGCACGAGCCGTCCTCGCCCGCGTGATCGAGACTGACGGCGTCGACGAGGAATTCGTCGACGAGGCGACGGTCGGCTTCGAGGAGCTCCGCGCGGAACTCCCCGACGCGGCCGAGGCCGCCGAGATGGCCGGCGTTTCGATGGCCGACGTCGACCGCCTCGCGGACGCGCTCGAGGACCCGTCCCTGCTGTACTGGGGGATGGGAATCAACCAGAGCGTCAACGGGACCGCGGCCGCGGGCGCGCTGATCGATCTGTGCCTCGCAACCGGCAACCTCCGGCCGGGGTCGGGACCGTTCTCGCTGACCGGGCAGGCCAACTCGATGGGGACCCGCGTCTGCTCTTCGAAGGGTTCCTGGCCGGGTCACCGCCCGTTCACGGATCCGGACCACCGCCGCGAAGTCGCCAAGACGTGGGACGTACCGGTCTCGCGATTCCCCGACGACCCCGGACCGGGGCCGGTCGGTATCGTCGACGCCATCGGCGACGACATCGACGCCGTCTACGCGGTCGCGACCAACCCCGTCGCGGGCATGCCCGACGCCACGCGCGTCCGCGAGAAACTCGAGGACTCGTTCCTCGTCGTCCAGGACGCGTTCCACAGCGAGACGGTCGACTGCGCCGACGTCGTCCTGCCCGCGGCGACCTGGGGCGAGTCCGAGGGGACGACGACCAACATGGAACGGACCGTTTCCCGAGTGCGAGCCGCGACGGAGACGCCCGGCGGGGTCCGGACGGACCTCACGCTGATCGGCCAGCTCGCCGATCGCCTCGTTCCCGGCCTGTTCGACGAGAAGCCCGAACCCGACGCGGTCTTCGACGAGTTCGCCGCGCTGACCGAGGGGACGCCGGCCGATCTCTCGGGGATCAGCTACGAGCGCCTCGAGGGCGAGACCGCGGTCCGCTGGCCGGCACCCGAGCCGGACGTGTCGGGCGGCTACCGGTACTACGAGGCCGAAGACGGCGGCGAGGACGATGCGGACGACACCGCCGCCGAACCGACGGCCGAATCCTGGTCGTTCTACACCCAGTCCGGCCGTGCGCGGTTCTCGACCGGCGAGGCCCGCCCGCTTCCCGAACCGACGGACGAGTCCTACCCGTTCACGCTGACGACGGCGCGTCGCCCGGACGCCTACAACACCGGCGTTCGGACCCGCGAGGACGAACCGCCGACGGCCAGGGTCAGCCCGGCGACGGCCGCCGCCTTCGCGGACGAACTCGAGTCTCCGGCCGATGAGCTCGAGGACGGCGACGACGAACAGTACGCTCGCGTCGTCTCCCGGCGGGCGTCGGTCACGGTTAGCGTCGAGACCGACGAGGCGATTCCCGACGGCGTCGTCTGGCTGCCGATCCACCACCCCGATGTGAACGATCTCACGCTGCCCGATGTCGACCCGCGCTCGAACGAGCCGAACTTCAAGCAGTGTGCGGTTCGTCTCGAGCCACCGCGGGAACGGGACGTCAGGGCGGTCGCGGAAGCGAGCGCCTGA